A section of the Citrus sinensis cultivar Valencia sweet orange chromosome 8, DVS_A1.0, whole genome shotgun sequence genome encodes:
- the LOC127899251 gene encoding uncharacterized protein LOC127899251, which yields MSNRKRKLIVDEGDEESGDSGFDVPIPTDNLGPSSSVGHSHGRSTLEYPRPLVISPSPELELVGNRGGPASGSGENHSSGGVGFPEGVGDGEGSSSGPSRPAQKRHLGHRVEADSYPIDFLACATTPTDLFKLRNLYNIPNEILLVVPGKGDVPSRPPKGYVTMHLESFKLGARLPLQPYFAKILSGMHLAPGQLHPNGWRVLSAMFVLWERCGLEEPSLVEVKHLYQLRSSPKEAGWYYFMSKSWGLIGGLEDRPLLQVETALVNASTCQDLLSPTNLVGSGLVDLAAGMDNKILSAMSRKRGRAPSSSSNPPPPPKKPSVGPSKAPIPALPPPPPRKSGGDKTSDKGPEVSLQSGDRSSPLPSRDQGDYLSPYQKDYKRSVGPKMVKDIESMSLSELAASVQRVSFRLATMVSCYKTGSARHEKKLQADNQELKKKADSADRSKEKLAELNKLNMELEEKVAVAESTSSQLEGELGDLRSDLQATQVERDTLRATLEEEIKSLGEQLAEEKGKSADVDDRLDAEYDSGVAFSYKCIMSVLKDEYPELDMSKLEAGVQRYMAGVDQADKEQGEQEQVDAPSDGVQEGEAGLRVFEVGQGSVPPPPEIADLPPPGTTDPSPAEAAVPPNP from the exons ATGTCAAATCGGAAGAGGAAGTTGATTGTTGATGAGGGTGATGAAGAGTCAGGGGACTCAGGCTTCGATGTGCCAATACCCACTGATAACTTAGGACCCTCCAGTAGTGTAGGTCATTCCCATGGCAGGAGTACCCTTGAATACCCACGCCCTTTGGTTATCTCTCCTTCCCCCGAATTAGAGCTTGTAGGGAATAGAGGTGGACCTGCGTCGGGCTCTGGTGAGAATCACAGTTCTGGTGGGGTTGGGTTCCCTGAAGGAGTAGGTGATGGTGAGGGAAGCAGCTCCGGACCGAGCCGACCTGCTCAGAAAAGGCACCTAGGTCATAGGGTGGAGGCTGATTCCTACCCTATTGATTTCCTGGCTTGCGCCACTACCCCCACcgatttatttaaacttaggAATCTCTACAATATCCCCAACGAGATTCTTCTTGTAGTTCCTGGAAAAGGGGATGTCCCCAGTCGGCCTCCGAAAGGGTATGTGACGATGCACTTGGAGAGTTTCAAACTAGGAGCTCGGCTGCCCCTCCAACCTTATTTTGCTAAGATACTGAGCGGTATGCACCTGGCCCCAGGTCAGCTACACCCAAATGGGTGGAGGGTTCTCTCGGCAATGTTTGTGTTGTGGGAGAGGTGCGGGTTGGAGGAGCCTTCCCTTGTTGAAGTGAAACATCTGTATCAGCTGCGGAGTAGCCCGAAGGAGGCGGGCTGGTACTACTTTATGTCCA AGTCGTGGGGTCTGATCGGGGGGCTTGAAGATCGACCCTTGCTTCAGGTGGAAACTGCTCTGGTGAACGCTTCTACCTGCCAAGACCTCCTGTCTCCAACAAACCTGGTCGGTTCGGGCCTAGTGGATTTAGCCGCTGGAATGGATAACAAGATCCTCAGCGCGATGAGCAGGAAGCGTGGTCGGGCTCCGAGCAGCTCTAGCaaccctcctcctcctccgaAGAAACCTAGCGTTGGTCCTTCTAAGGCGCCTATTCCTGCTCTGCCTCCTCCTCCACCTCGTAAGAGTGGTGGGGATAAAACCTCCGACAAGGGCCCTGAGGTCAGCTTGCAGTCTGGGGACCGATCTTCTCCTCTCCCGTCTCGGGATCAAGGTGATTACCTGAGTCCATATCAGAAAGACTATAAAAGATCGGTTGGGCCCAAGATGGTGAAGGACATCGAGAGCATGAGCCTCTCCGAGTTGGCTGCTTCTGTTCAGAGAGTTTCCTTCAGGCTGGCCACAATGGTCTCGTGCTACAAGACCGGGTCCGCGCGTCATGAGAAGAAGCTTCAAGCCGACAATCaggagttgaagaagaaggcTGACTCTGCTGATCGCTCCAAGGAGAAGCTGGCTGAGCTGAACAAGCTGAATATGGAGCTAGAGGAGAAAGTTGCAGTTGCTGAGTCCACTTCCTCCCAGCTTGAGGGCGAGTTGGGTGACCTGAGATCTGATCTTCAGGCTACTCAAGTTGAAAGGGATACTCTGAGGGCCACCCTTGAGGAGGAAATTAAATCCTTGGGTGAGCAGCTGGCTGAGGAGAAAGGCAAATCCGCTGATGTGGACGACCGGCTGGATGCCGAGTATGATTCTGGGGTTGCCTTCTCCTATAAGTGTATCATGTCTGTGCTTAAGGATGAATATCCCGAGCTGGACATGAGCAAGCTGGAGGCCGGAGTGCAGCGGTATATGGCGGGGGTCGACCAAGCAGATAAGGAGCAAGGTGAGCAGGAACAGGTGGATGCTCCTTCGGATGGGGTGCAGGAGGGAGAAGCTGGGCTGCGTGTCTTTGAAGTGGGACAGGGGTCCGTGCCCCCTCCTCCCGAGATTGCTGACCTCCCACCTCCCGGGACAACAGATCCTTCACCTGCTGAAGCCGCTGTCCCTCCTAACCCTTAG
- the LOC102629212 gene encoding cytochrome P450 84A1-like gives MDSLLQTLQSSPIFFIILPLLLAFVLFSLTTLRKKLPYPPGPKGYPIIGNMAMMDQLTHRGLADLAKKYGGLLHLQMGAIHVVAVSTPDMAKEVLQAQDLVFANRPANVAITYLTYDRADMAFANYGPFWRQMRKICVIKLFSRRREESWASVREEVDSTLQTVMNTTGSKVNIGELVFALTRNITYRAAFGSFSHDGQDEFVKILQEFSKLFGAFNIADFFPWMGWINARGFYKRMARARESLDGFIDSIIDEHMKKKKKKNVRDEEGKINYNDGEAEAEADTDMVDELMAFYSEEEGVAAKGDGDDLQSAKLTRDHIKAIIMDVMFGGTETVASAIEWAMAELMKSPHDLKKVQEELADKVGLTRILHDSDLKQLTYLKCCIKETLRLHPPIPLLLHETASNTVVSGYNIPAKSRVMINAWAIGRDPFAWEDPDKFNPARFLHENAPDFTGNHFEYIPFGSGRRSCPGMQLGLYALELSVAHLLHCFNWELPDGMSPGELDMNDMFGLTAPKACRLVAVPSYRLTCPLKIF, from the exons ATGGATTCGCTGCTTCAAACTCTTCAATCATCACCAATCTTCTTCATCATTCTTCCTCTCTTACTGGCTTTCGTTCTCTTCTCATTAACAACCTTACGTAAAAAACTCCCATACCCTCCAGGCCCAAAAGGGTATCCGATCATCGGCAACATGGCCATGATGGACCAACTGACTCACCGCGGCCTCGCAGACCTTGCCAAGAAATACGGCGGCCTCCTCCATCTCCAAATGGGAGCAATTCATGTCGTCGCCGTATCGACGCCGGACATGGCTAAAGAAGTTCTTCAG GCTCAAGATCTCGTCTTCGCAAACCGGCCAGCAAACGTGGCCATAACATATCTAACTTACGACAGAGCCGACATGGCGTTTGCCAACTACGGACCCTTTTGGCGACAAATGCGAAAGATCTGCGTGATTAAGCTCTTCAGCAGAAGACGAGAGGAATCGTGGGCGTCAGTAAGAGAAGAGGTGGACTCAACATTACAAACAGTGATGAACACAACAGGCTCAAAAGTTAATATAGGCGAATTAGTGTTTGCTCTAACGAGGAACATTACATATAGGGCAGCATTTGGGTCGTTTTCACATGATGGGCAAGATGAATTTGTGAAGATTCTGCAAGAATTTTCCAAGCTTTTTGGGGCATTTAATATTGCCGATTTTTTTCCGTGGATGGGGTGGATTAATGCGAGGGGATTTTATAAGAGGATGGCTAGGGCAAGGGAGTCACTAGATGGGTTCATTGATAGCATTATTGATGAGcacatgaagaagaagaagaagaagaatgtcCGAGATGAAGAAggcaaaattaattacaatgaTGGTGAAGCTGAGGCTGAGGCTGATACTGATATGGTCGATGAATTAATGGCTTTTTATAGTGAAGAAGAAGGAGTTGCTGCCAAAggtgatggtgatgatttGCAGTCTGCTAAGCTCACTAGAGATCATATCAAAGCCATCATCATG GACGTCATGTTTGGAGGAACTGAGACTGTAGCATCAGCAATCGAATGGGCAATGGCAGAGCTAATGAAGAGCCCACATGACCTCAAGAAAGTGCAAGAAGAGCTTGCTGACAAGGTCGGGTTGACCCGGATCCTTCACGACTCCGACCTCAAGCAGCTCACCTATCTCAAGTGTTGCATCAAAGAAACCCTACGCCTTCACCCACCAATCCCTCTCCTCCTCCACGAGACGGCATCGAACACGGTGGTCTCCGGGTACAATATCCCGGCCAAATCACGGGTCATGATCAATGCATGGGCTATCGGGCGAGACCCGTTTGCGTGGGAAGATCCGGATAAGTTTAACCCTGCAAGGTTTTTGCACGAGAATGCCCCAGACTTCACAGGGAATCATTTTGAGTACATCCCATTCGGGTCGGGCCGAAGGTCCTGCCCCGGTATGCAACTCGGGTTGTATGCTTTGGAGTTGTCCGTGGCTCATTTGCTTCATTGCTTTAACTGGGAGTTGCCTGATGGAATGAGCCCTGGTGAGCTTGACATGAATGATATGTTTGGACTCACTGCTCCGAAAGCGTGTCGACTCGTTGCCGTGCCGAGTTATCGACTCACTTGTCCTCTGaagatattttga
- the LOC127899252 gene encoding uncharacterized protein LOC127899252 → MPARDDVHDSRAVQLTQVEDLVRNRYLDEYVDGISPATESQYTRDEGVERSLEREQPTVRVIAGGPTLAGDSNRARKNYGRYALTSKEVLFNLPAAKRAKVRQVPIMWTENDEEGILYPHEDALVIKALVASTELRRILVDTGSSVDILFKSALDDMGISDLKLERTNTSLKGFGGGRLTPMGVIELPITVGTKPFERTMMLDFVVVEERSPY, encoded by the exons ATGCCAGCCCGAGATGACGTTCATGATAGCCGAGCCGTTCAGCTG ACTCAGGTGGAGGATTTAGTGAGGAACCGATACTTGGACGAGTATGTAGATGGAATATCCCCTGCCACGGAATCACAGTACACACGGGATGAAGGAGTTGAGAGGAGTTTAGAACGTGAGCAGCCGACCGTCCGTGTGATAGCAGGAGGGCCAACATTGGCCGGAGATTCGAACAGGGCGCGGAAGAACTATGGGAGATACGCCCTGACTAGCAAAGAAGTGCTTTTCAATTTGCCAGCAGCCAAGAGGGCAAAAGTACGGCAAGTTCCTATTATGTGGACAGAGAATGACGAAGAGGGCATTTTGTACCCTCACGAGGATGCACTGGTAATTAAAGCGTTGGTGGCCAGTACAGAATTACGGCGAATACTGGTAGATACGGGCAGCTCAGTAGACATTCTGTTTAAGTCGGCCTTAGATGATATGGGGATTTCAGACTTAAAGCTGGAGCGAACGAATACATCCTTGAAGGGATTTGGAGGGGGACGGTTAACTCCCATGGGGGTCATTGAACTCCCGATTACTGTGGGGACAAAGCCATTTGAAAGAACGATGATGCTGGACTTTGTAGTGGTAGAGGAAAGAAGTCCTTATTAG